tgcagcttagcaaaagatGGTCTAAATGAGCAAGAATGTGGCAACTTACTTTATGGCCCAAATACGTCTCAGGGTTTCTGCATATTCACAGAGGATTTGCAGAGACTAAaaggggggaaattcatcaacgTCTGCTAACTGCATTAACATACACTAATGATTAGCTAATCTTTAGTTTGCACTAATcatgttagtgtgtgctaatgtgGTTAGTGCCTGTTGATGAATTCTCccataaggggtccttttactaaggctcactaacagatttagcgctcgctagtaattagcatgtgctaaatgtcaTAAGGGTCGATAggaatatagggctagattcagtaagcaaaccgatcgtgtactgatcagtttgcgaccagatttccctcgggctctattcactaacctctcctgcgatccgcttcgaatccgtgcatgcaaatgagaaacGCGTGCAAAgcaggcagggacgcgattcacaacatcAAATTCTcgatccaactgggctggccgatcaactgaagcaGCGACTGAttgggaccagtcgaaaacatctttctgACTCTGGAAGCCCTGTTCgccgccctctcctgcctgctcgccgcaTTGCCGCCCTgttctcctgccctgacttcccCAAAAATCTCCTGCTGCATCGCCGCCCcggttctcctgccctgactttcccGAATCTCTCCTACCCTTCCCCGCCCTacaacccgcgggttaaaaccacgggctcgcagggctaaaaattaataaaaaagtttaaagttaaaaaaaaaaaaaaaaaaaaaagattgtggctCTGACAGGCATGCGCATGCGTGGGGATTGCAGAAAAGCGATCCATGCTGGCatatgggggcgttcctccaatcgcccccttCTGCATATTTTAGCTTCCAGAATTtgttggacctgcccggatcgggcccgatcaagCATGttgatgaatctagcccataataagctgtatggcatTAACGTGTGCTAATCATTAGCTTACGCGTCTTAGTAATAGGACTAatattaccagacgtctggatttccacagacatgtactccttttgaggacatgtccggggatccggacagcttttcaaaacctggcacttttggttttgaaaagcttccaccaaATCgccgtcaggcaggagggcatccgtgcatgcgcggatgcccaaCTAGAGGaggcagaagggggtgggggtggggcataaagggggcggggatgggtggaactgggcgggtctagaggggtctggattttccgtttagaaaatctggtaaccctaaataggaCCCCTTAGTTTCCATTATCCTGAAAATTAAACCAATTGAAGATGAGCTCTCATCATTACCAGATCAAATCTCTTTCTGCAGCATGTTCCTAAAGCAGAATCCAAACTACATTTCTGAAAAAGCTGACTTATGCACCCCAGCTAAAAGAAATAGCCAACTATTAAGTGCAGCCTATCTGGTTGCCCTTTGACCCCTCCAGGGAAACCATGAGaaccataatgtaatgtaatgtttcttTGGAACAGATCTAAACTTGCTTACCTTGAACTTTTTCCCAGCCATTGTCTCCATCTCGCATTCTTGATCAATAATGAACTTGTTTGTCATGGTGTGTCCCCCAGGATATACCTGAGACCAAGTGAATTCTTTGCCATTCTGGACAACCTCGGTGACAAATATGAATGTTTTTCCCTTCTCAATGACATCACTGGGGAGACCTAATAGAAGGGAAACGGAGAGGAGCACAGCTGTTAACTTTTTTCCCTGTGGTTTTTAATAACACATTACAATTTTTATTAGACTCATGTAGTTTAATTTATAACTTACAACCTGTTTTCCTAAGTAAACTTTATCCACTTCACCCTTTTCTCCAGGCACTGTTCCCTCTGAGTGTGTATCCTCCAACTGAATTGATACCAGTAGGggatggtgcttcaatattgtgttttcaatcccAAGGGACAAGCAAGATCTCTGGAGTACTGATGTGATTGTCCCTCACTGTTGAAAATATGATTgtgaaacagcacctcccactggcagcaatACTGTTGGAGGACTCTTGCtcagcttaaagggaacagtgCTCCAGGGAGCTATAAAAATTATGAATAAACTATGAGATTTTgggcggtataaaatttttttaaaataaataatgctATGAGCgaaggagcatttacctcgccagcattaaaaacctctagtgTGGTTTAGTAAAGCCCAGTATAAGTTAGGCACCTCCACCGGTAGGTGTTCCGATCTAGGCGCTAACCAGTAGGCACTGTTTAAAGAATCAGGgctttactgcctacaaaatggatggtggtaagagctcacactgtaaattttaaaaatgactaCATGCTAATGGCCATTAATggacccccatccccccccccccgaaaaaaggcatttttacagttgcagtaaaaatggccttaatgtGCGAGAAggactgctactacttatcatttatatagcactgaaaggcatatgcagcgctgtacattttgacatttaatagatggtccctgcttggaagagcttacaatctaatttggacagacagacatggcataATCCAAGGTGAGAacagttaggagttgaaagcagtctcaaaaaggtgggctttgaACTTGAACACGGCCAGAGATGGAGTCCACCCCCACCCCGTAGAGATTCAGGCagttttgttccaggcatatggtacagcaagacagaaaggagagaatctggagttggcagaggaggagaacggtacagataggaggaacttaccagctgagcggagctcgcggggtgggggggggggtggagtaaagagagataatgaggggcagctgagtgaatgcatttgtaggtcagtaagaggagtttgaaaacggatgggaaaccaatgaagtgactttaggagagtaACGTGATTATAGCAGTTCTCGCGGAATATGCGTGGTacagctgaattctggacggattgaaGAGGAGAAAGATGGCAGAGCCGAAGACCtaagagtagcgagttgcagtaatctaagtgtgaggagatgagggcgtggataagggttttagtAGCGTGCTCGGAGAGGgaaggttggattttggtaatattatagaggacgAAGCAGTaggttttagtgatatgttgtatctgggcggagaaggaaagagaggagtcaaagcTGACCCATGTAAGTGTGCgctaaggtcactttttactgcagcttagtataagggccCCTTAGTAATTTTTTACGAGCACACCCCCATGTTCCTCGTAGTTTTTCAAGACATCATGGCTTAAGGACTGTGAAATACTCCTCTATAAAATATCTTTTATTGATGTATAAAATGTACCCAGGATTTCTCATTTATGGGTTCATAGCCGATTCACCAGAAATTTAATTTTCCCTTTCGTTGTAATTCATATACTGGCAGAATGGAACGGAAGGAAGGAATGGATCAGACGTGGCTGTGCTACTCACCAATTGCAGTCATAAATGTTTCATAGTTATCCTGACTTTCAACTTCATATTTGCCGGAGAAAGACATGTTGCCGTTACAGGAGAGGAAATGGATAGTCTGCTTGGAACCAAAGAACGACTGATCCCTGGATGCTAGCTGCTCTGATGTGCTCTCTTATAAACCATACCATATTCAGAAATCCCGCCTCCAAAACTA
The nucleotide sequence above comes from Geotrypetes seraphini chromosome 18, aGeoSer1.1, whole genome shotgun sequence. Encoded proteins:
- the FABP6 gene encoding gastrotropin isoform X3, with the protein product MSFSGKYEVESQDNYETFMTAIGLPSDVIEKGKTFIFVTEVVQNGKEFTWSQVYPGGHTMTNKFIIDQECEMETMAGKKFKATVRMDGGKVVVDFPKYHHSSEIVGNKLVETSVAGGITFKRISKRIA